GAAGTTGCTAGCTCGCCTATGTCGCAAGGTTCGCGTACCTGGCGTTTAATGAAATAAGGCTCTGACCAGAACAGCAAAGGCTGACCCTGATAGCAACTGGATAAATCCAGCTGTCTATTTCGTTTACTCGAAACAATGAGCTAGTGGTTCGTAATAATATTCATCGCATAACTAAAGATAACACGCTACTATTGTGCACTGTCCTATAATCACATCTGCAGGGAATGTCCGTGGTATTTGGTCGGCGCAGCTAGCAATGTCTTGCTCTCAACGTCCGTCCGTTCGGGGAAACCGCCGAAAGACAATGCATAGGTAGCGACGGAATGAGAAATGAGCTTTGTGCTCCATTCCCAGGCGGTCAGGTTGAGATTGCTCACATCATCACAGAGTTGATGATAGCATGAGTCGTACGCAACACCAGCTTGCCCACCAAAcatctcctcttcctttttggaCTTGATCCCCTCGGCCCCGGTTGCAATGCCACCACCAGGAATACCGTTCTTTATGAAAGCGTCATAATCACTGCGTCCGTCAAATGGAATGAACGTATAATTCAGTCCATTCGATTCGTAGAAGTCAATGTACAAATCTCGCAGTTCCTCCGATCCAATCGGGTTCGCAGCGTTAGTAGCATTGTAGATCTGGTAGGCAAAGTTCGGCCCAGCCATCATGTCGTAGTCCATGAACAGGCGGATCTTCCGGTTCTCATCAGCAGGAAGGACGGAGACGTAGTAGTCCGAGCCGAGGAGACCCTCTTCCTCACCTGCCCACCAGGCGAAGCGAACACAGTTGTTGACATGGTAGTTTGTCAGTTGGGTCGCAACCTCGAGCAGACTCAGCGTCCCTGATCCATCGTCGTTGATTCCAGGGCCCGCCTCGACGCTATCGCTGTGGGCACCCAGCATCACACAATTCTCCGAATCGCCCTCAGTGGTTTGGGCAATGATGTTGGTCGTTGTAATTGTGTTGACGACCGCGTCCATATAAGCAATGCCGTCGACATCCTTCCCGTGTTTCAGCTGCTTAAGGTATGGGGCAGCATCCTCATCGGAGATTCCAAAGGTAGCCACATGGTTGGGAGTCGGCGTGCCCAGGGTTCCACTTAGCGGACCCTCCTCGTTATTGTAGACCACTGCGGCGACCGCGCCCGCTTTTCCCGCCAGCTCGGACTTGGTACCGAAGGGGCAGGTTCCACGGCTGATGAACGCAATCTTTTTCGTGAGATCGGGGAAATCTGACTCCTCACATCCGAAATTCGAGACAAGGCCGAGAGACCCGTACACTGGCTGATTATCTTTGGTGGCAGGCGTCAAGCCCATGGGTTGAGCGGACTTGGGCACATCATGGCCGAGGACAAGGCGAGATTCATAGACATTGCCAGTGACAGCCGGGAAGTCCTGCGTGGAGATCTGATAATAGTCACCCAAGGCATGGATTGTCTCGTAGATATACTCGAGTGTTCCGCGGTGTCCTGTACCGAATCCATAAGCTTTGATCCTCTATCAATGATGAGCAATCAATCCTTACCCTCGCTTCCGATGACCCGCGTCGGATGGTTATATTCATCCACGGAAGACTCGGCAACTTGGAACAGCGCCTTGGCTCTGGCCAGCAGATTGTCTGGATCGATCCGTTCCTGAAGCGAGGCCGAGTCAACCAGTTTCCGCTCGGTCGCCGCATTTGGAATCTGGGGGATCTTTGGTAAGGAAAGAGGCCATTGAATAGCCGACGCCTCTCCAAGGAGCGCAAGAGCTACCGTCAACTTTGCAAAGGCCA
This region of Aspergillus chevalieri M1 DNA, chromosome 4, nearly complete sequence genomic DNA includes:
- a CDS encoding M28 family metallopeptidase (COG:O,P;~EggNog:ENOG410PFQK;~InterPro:IPR041756,IPR003137,IPR007484,IPR029514;~MEROPS:MER0001288;~PFAM:PF02225,PF04389;~SECRETED:SignalP(1-18);~go_function: GO:0004177 - aminopeptidase activity [Evidence IEA];~go_process: GO:0006508 - proteolysis [Evidence IEA]), translated to MAFAKLTVALALLGEASAIQWPLSLPKIPQIPNAATERKLVDSASLQERIDPDNLLARAKALFQVAESSVDEYNHPTRVIGSEGHRGTLEYIYETIHALGDYYQISTQDFPAVTGNVYESRLVLGHDVPKSAQPMGLTPATKDNQPVYGSLGLVSNFGCEESDFPDLTKKIAFISRGTCPFGTKSELAGKAGAVAAVVYNNEEGPLSGTLGTPTPNHVATFGISDEDAAPYLKQLKHGKDVDGIAYMDAVVNTITTTNIIAQTTEGDSENCVMLGAHSDSVEAGPGINDDGSGTLSLLEVATQLTNYHVNNCVRFAWWAGEEEGLLGSDYYVSVLPADENRKIRLFMDYDMMAGPNFAYQIYNATNAANPIGSEELRDLYIDFYESNGLNYTFIPFDGRSDYDAFIKNGIPGGGIATGAEGIKSKKEEEMFGGQAGVAYDSCYHQLCDDVSNLNLTAWEWSTKLISHSVATYALSFGGFPERTDVESKTLLAAPTKYHGHSLQM